In the genome of Maridesulfovibrio zosterae DSM 11974, the window GTATCTCTGCCGGAACCACAAGATGCATAGCTCTGGAATTGCTGCCCCGGTAAACATTTATCTTACCTGTCCTAACCTGTTTTTCTTCAGTATCATTCTTGAAAAAAGGCTCGATCAAACGCTGCAGAGTTCCGTCAACCTTTGCTACAGCAAGCCCGTAATTAGTAATCGGAACCTGCTGTCTATCACAATCCCTTATTCTTCTAAGCATATCAGCACGATCAGCCATGCAGGCACCGCAATGCACAACTAATTTATAATCAGAAAGATCCAGAGGTAGACCGCATCCTGTCTTGGATTCAAAAATAATATCTCGACCAGTATAGCCTGCAATACGGGCAGGGATCATCTCTTTGCCAAGGTCCTCAGCTTTCGGATGGTGTGGACAGGCTTCAACAATCAAAATACGATCTCCATCCCGTAGGTTGTCGATGGCATTGGCTCCCTGTACAAGTTGCTCAAGATTGCCTTTATGGCGGGCAAAAAGTATCGGGAACGTTGTCATAGAAATATCATCAGGAACCGTATCAAGAACTTTTTTGACAGCCTGAGAGTCAGCTATGACTAGTGCAGGACGCCTTTTATGTCCCGATATAGTTTGAAAAAGTTCCTCCTCCTTGACGATTACAGCGATGCCACCGGCATCAAGAATTTCGCGCAGAACCTGAGATTTAGGAAGCCCCAAACGCCCTTTAGGAGAAACAGGATCATCACTGACTACGCAAATAACAAAATCTCCCTTCCCCATAAGATCACGCGCAAGAACAGGATCAAGCATATTTTCTTCAGGGGCCAGAGCCATTATGGATTTTTTAAGCCGTTCAATGCCGCGACAGTCTATGGTTGAAGTGGCTACAAAGCGAATTCCTCTGGAACCGCAAAATTCCATATCAGCAAGGCTCGGCCTTCTGATATCGGCCTTGTTGAAAACCATGACGCACGGGATTCCCCGTTCAAGCAGTAACGTTGTAAGTTCTCTTTCCTCATCGATAATGCCGGAATCATCTGTAACAATAACGGCCACATCAACACTGTACAAAGCATCTCTGATAACCTTGGCCCTATTATCACCTGGAATATGGGCATCGGTATCATAAATTGTTACCGGTCCCAGCGGATGAATTTCCGTACGGGTAAGAGGATACATTTCATCTTCATGTGCAACAGGACTTATTTCATCACTTTCAATACCTGAAAGAGCGCGAATAATAGATGACTTCCCCACATTGCTCCTTCCGGCAATAGCAATGGCAAGTCTTGGACTTTTTTCAACCTCAGCACTCATTCTTCAACCTCCGGATCAGGGATAAACGTACATGAATAATCACAATCTTTTTTTTAATTACACTTAATCGATAACACTTTTTATACTATTTTTCATCCAGATATATTAATTTCTATTATTTAATATAAAAAGACGCAATTATGCTTTTGTCACTAAAAATAAAAAAGCGAGGCCCTATATAGAGCCCCGCACAATAATCTATTCCGTTCTGGCATGTATAAAAGCTACTTCACCTGTTTCTTTTCAATTTTTTTCCATGTATCCCGCAACGTTGCAGTTCTGTTAAACACCGGTTTTTCTGGAGTGGAATCTAGATCAGCACAGAAATAACCAATTCTTTCAAACTGGCATCTGAACCCAGGTTCAACATTCCCCAGAGCAGGCTCAACATAACATTTCGGACGGACTTCAAGTGACTCAGGATTGATATGGTCTTTAAAATCAGAGCCGTCCTTGTTGTCCATAGGATTCTCTTTCGTAAAGAGATGGTTATATAACCGAACTTCTGTTTCTACAGCATGCTCAACTGAAATCCAGTGAATAGTTCCCTTAACCTTTCGCCCGTCTTTGGACCAGCCACCGCGAGTCTCTGGATCATAAGTACAGCGAAGCTCAATAATTTCACCGTTATCATCTTTAACAACATCAGTACAAGTCACATAATATGCGTATCTCAAGCGCACTTCACGACCGACTGACAGCCTAAAGAATTTCTTAGGAGCATCTTCCATAAAATCGTCACGTTCAATATACATAGTCCGGGAAAAAGGAACCATGCGGGTCCCTGCTTCAGGATCTTCAGGATTATTCTGGAATTCAAATTCCTCAACTTGACCTTCGGGATAATTTTCAATGACAACTTTCAAAGGATTAATAACTCCCATATATCTGGGAGAATTCATATTAAGGTCTTCACGAACAGAAAATTCAAGTAGAGCAAAGTCTACCATATTAGCAGCCTTAGCAACGCCAATACGTTCACAAAAGTTACGGATAGAAGCAGGAGAATAGCCACGTCTTCTCATTCCAGAAATTGTAGGCATTCTAGGATCATCCCAGCCTGAGACATACCCATCTTCAACCAATTGAATAAGACGGCGCTTACTCATTACAGTATAGCCAAGATTAAGCCTTGCAAATTCAAGCTGCTGGGGGCGGTAAACACCTAGAGTTTCCAATACCCAGTCATAAAGAGCGCGATTGTTTTCAAATTCCAATGTACAGATTGAGTGAGTAATTTTTTCAAGAGAATCAGAAATACAATGTGTAAAATCATACATAGGATAAATGCACCAATCATCGCCAGTCCTATGATGCGAAGCCTTTCTGATACGATAAATGGTAGGATCACGCATAATTACATTAGCAGAAGACATGTCAATTTTAGCTCTCAAAACATGTTCGCCATCGCCAAACTCACCGTTCTTCATTTTTTCAAAAAGCTCAAGATTCTCTTCTATGGACCGGTTACGATATGGGCTGTCTTTTCCTGGTTCTTTAAGTGTTCCACGATATTCGCGAATTTCTTCAGCACTAAGACTGTCTACGTAAGCCTTGCCTACTTTAATTAGCTGCACAGCAAATTCGTAAAGTTTGCCAAAATAATCAGATGAATAATGAATGCGGTCATCCCAGCCAAAACCGAGCCAACGAACATCTTCCTGAATAGAATCAACGTACTCTGTATCTTCTTTAACTGGGTTTGTATCATCAAAACGCAGGTTACATGTACCGCTATAATCTTTAGCAAGTCCAAAATTAAGACAAATAGATTTAGCATGGCCTATATGTAGATAACCATTTGGCTCAGGTGGAAAACGTGTAGCAACGCGCCCTTCATATTTCCCGGTCTCATTATCTTTATCAATAATAGCTGTAATAAAATTTTTACCAACGCTAAATTCATTATTTGTATCTGACATTTATATTTATCCTTAAAATATAGTATTCTCTCAGGAAAAAATTAGTTCCTGCTGACAGTGGACTTTAATTATTAATTACGAACACAATAGGCAAACTAAATACGAAAATTTAACCCTCCGGTCAAATATGTTAACACTTAAGCTGCAATTTTTAATAAAATATTATAATTTGAAAAATAAGAGCAATACAGTACACATCTTGTGAAATACAAGTTTTCAGTTCCTAAGCTCAATTAATAGATTGTTACAATATCAGTGTCCAAAGGATTTGTTCATAATTTATTTTTCTGATAGAGTTCTGAAAGTTTAGGTTAATCAGTATGTTCCGCATTTTCAGCAATGAGGATCACTGGTATAAAACGACAAGACACAAATTCAATCTGATTTTTTAAAAGGCTACTGATTACCGACATCACCAATATGTCGATGAAAACATTTTTTTAAGGAGTCCTTATAATGAATGTAGAATTGGCTAAACCTTTCATCAAGGCTACCACTGACATACTCAGCATGATGGCCATGGTGACCCCAACTCCCGGAAAACCTTTTGTAAAAAAAGGCAACTCTGCCACAGGAGATGTAACAGGAGTTGTAGGATTCACAGGTAATGTTAATGGCAGTGTCTCTATATCTTTTGAGAAAGCATGTGCTGCTCAAATAGTTAAAAACATGCTTGGCGGAGATATTCAGGATATTATTCAAGATGTTAAAGATGCTGTGGGAGAAATCACCAATATGGTTTCAGGACAGGCTAGAGCAGGACTTATAGAAATGGGATACAAACTTTCCGGTTCGACTCCAACTGTTATAATGGGCGATAATCATACAATAGCACATGTGACAACAGGTCCTGTCATGGCTATCCCCTTCAAAACAGACCATGGCAACTTTACAATTGAATTTGCCTTTGATTAAAGCAAAACATAATATTTCATAAAAAAACCGCCAAAACTTATTTCGGCGGTTTTTTTATTTTTTTTAAATTCTAAACTTTCTTCTCTCCAATCATACCTTCAGGCGAAAGTTGGATCTCAACCCTGTTTCGGCCGGCATTCTTAGCTGCATACAAACCGATATCAGCAGCTTTAAGCAAATGTTCAAGAGTCTTAGTCTGATCATTTAACGTGGCAACACCAATACTCACAGTAATCACGAGCTCACCTGATCTTGTATACATTTTCGACTGTTCTATAGCCTTACGCAACCTTTCTGCAACTAATTCAGCCCCTTCAACATCAGTATCCGGCAGGAGTATAGAGAACTCTTCCCCACCGATTCTGCCGAAGACATCAATATTACGCAAAACCTTTATCCCTATAACCGCAAGAGCTTTCAATACATCATCACCGGCATCGTGGCCGTACATATCATTAACATTTTTAAATAGATCAATATCCAGCATTAATAAGGATAGCGACCTGTTATATCGTAAAGATCTTTGTAAAGCATCCTCAGCACTTTCCATAAAGTAACGACGATTACTAAGCCCTGTCAGAGGATCTGTAGTTGCAAGTGTCCGCAACTTATCTTCTGCCTCCTTGCGCTCCGTAACATCACGTATTGTACCTACTACCCACCACTCTTCCTCTCTACGTAAAGGAGACAACAGCACTTCAGCAGGGAAAACAGTACCATTTTTACGTCGAACATTTACAGTAAAAGCTCCATAATTTGAAAAAAGAGTATCAACACTTGATACATCTACGCTGTCAGGATCAGCATTATCCTCGCCTCGAACACAACAGTCTAAACTCTCTCCAAGCATCTCTGAAGCTGAATAACCAAAAATTTTCTCTGCGGCAGGATTCCAAAAATGAACCAGTCCATTTGCATCCATCAGTACAAGAGCATCCTGAACAGAATCACTTATGCTGTGAAGCATATCCTCACGGTCCCGCAAGTCCTGAATAGCTTTCTGCTGAGTCGTAATATCTGATGTCGTACCACGAAACCCTGTAACTGCCCCTCCGGAATCAAAAACAGGAACCCCGTTGAATTCGAGCCAAAGTTTACGCCCTTCACGGTTGATAAACCTGAAAATAAGCCCGGAAAAACTATGCCCGTTATGAGCTGCATCAAGGAATTCTTTACGCACATCCCAAGAAGATTCTTCATCGACAAAATCAAAAGGAGAACGACCGATCAGTTCCTCTGAACTATAACCGAGAATATCTTCAGCCCTTCCTGTAACAAATACAAAGCAGCCATCAGGCCCTGTCTCCCAAATAAATTCTCCAGCAGCATTTGCAACGTCGATAAACAGTTTTTCACTTTCCCGCAGTTTAGAACTAACTTTTTCACGTTCAACGATAGAAACTGTTTTTCTCCAAAACAAAAATCCACTTAAAAAATACAAAAATACAACTAGAAGAATAGTAACTCCACTCCATGGAACGATCAGCTTGGATTCTTTAACTTCACTGATTATTTTCCAACCCTCTTTAAATTTAACCCCCATGGACAATGTGCTGGGATACGTTTTTTCTTCCAGGGTGGTAAATGTATACAATCCATTTGAGGTAGAAATCTGTCCTGATAACTTTTCTGAAATAATTCTCCACTCGTCTGGATAATTATCTTGTATTGTCCCGCCACTTCCACCAAACAGGAATTTCCAGTCAAAACTTTTCTCAGGGCCTATAATCCATCCGCCACTCTCATTTACAAAATATACTTCACCAAATGATTCAGAAATCGACTTACTAAAAACATTAAGCAAATCATTACCTGAAAAATTTATTACAACCAGTCCGAGTTCCTCTCCCCATTTTCCGCGAACCTTTTTAATAAATCGCAAAACAGGAGTATAAGGAACAACGATTCGACCATATTCTTGATTAAGATCAA includes:
- the hydF gene encoding [FeFe] hydrogenase H-cluster maturation GTPase HydF translates to MSAEVEKSPRLAIAIAGRSNVGKSSIIRALSGIESDEISPVAHEDEMYPLTRTEIHPLGPVTIYDTDAHIPGDNRAKVIRDALYSVDVAVIVTDDSGIIDEERELTTLLLERGIPCVMVFNKADIRRPSLADMEFCGSRGIRFVATSTIDCRGIERLKKSIMALAPEENMLDPVLARDLMGKGDFVICVVSDDPVSPKGRLGLPKSQVLREILDAGGIAVIVKEEELFQTISGHKRRPALVIADSQAVKKVLDTVPDDISMTTFPILFARHKGNLEQLVQGANAIDNLRDGDRILIVEACPHHPKAEDLGKEMIPARIAGYTGRDIIFESKTGCGLPLDLSDYKLVVHCGACMADRADMLRRIRDCDRQQVPITNYGLAVAKVDGTLQRLIEPFFKNDTEEKQVRTGKINVYRGSNSRAMHLVVPAEIHPEKAVPFNLMYLFGDIEVTKQHIGFASLPFARGGQQKIRKFVEENGYCFYKWPGRVLGADLGGLLDHEEE
- a CDS encoding sensor domain-containing diguanylate cyclase, with translation MARKFSSEVFKSFIKGYLPFAILVLVVAVSILYIQRVQYRDLVENEEINLVKNNYNALSLWLEAGVEDACLLTGLVENCMDGNGNLAEKYDSIAQLFAVYGTERRNCVQVRYFATDGNELVRINMTHGTANRVEKDLLQDKSNRGYMQEAKTLNDEVYISAFDLNQEYGRIVVPYTPVLRFIKKVRGKWGEELGLVVINFSGNDLLNVFSKSISESFGEVYFVNESGGWIIGPEKSFDWKFLFGGSGGTIQDNYPDEWRIISEKLSGQISTSNGLYTFTTLEEKTYPSTLSMGVKFKEGWKIISEVKESKLIVPWSGVTILLVVFLYFLSGFLFWRKTVSIVEREKVSSKLRESEKLFIDVANAAGEFIWETGPDGCFVFVTGRAEDILGYSSEELIGRSPFDFVDEESSWDVRKEFLDAAHNGHSFSGLIFRFINREGRKLWLEFNGVPVFDSGGAVTGFRGTTSDITTQQKAIQDLRDREDMLHSISDSVQDALVLMDANGLVHFWNPAAEKIFGYSASEMLGESLDCCVRGEDNADPDSVDVSSVDTLFSNYGAFTVNVRRKNGTVFPAEVLLSPLRREEEWWVVGTIRDVTERKEAEDKLRTLATTDPLTGLSNRRYFMESAEDALQRSLRYNRSLSLLMLDIDLFKNVNDMYGHDAGDDVLKALAVIGIKVLRNIDVFGRIGGEEFSILLPDTDVEGAELVAERLRKAIEQSKMYTRSGELVITVSIGVATLNDQTKTLEHLLKAADIGLYAAKNAGRNRVEIQLSPEGMIGEKKV
- a CDS encoding chemotaxis protein CheX — encoded protein: MNVELAKPFIKATTDILSMMAMVTPTPGKPFVKKGNSATGDVTGVVGFTGNVNGSVSISFEKACAAQIVKNMLGGDIQDIIQDVKDAVGEITNMVSGQARAGLIEMGYKLSGSTPTVIMGDNHTIAHVTTGPVMAIPFKTDHGNFTIEFAFD
- a CDS encoding glutamine--tRNA ligase/YqeY domain fusion protein; this encodes MSDTNNEFSVGKNFITAIIDKDNETGKYEGRVATRFPPEPNGYLHIGHAKSICLNFGLAKDYSGTCNLRFDDTNPVKEDTEYVDSIQEDVRWLGFGWDDRIHYSSDYFGKLYEFAVQLIKVGKAYVDSLSAEEIREYRGTLKEPGKDSPYRNRSIEENLELFEKMKNGEFGDGEHVLRAKIDMSSANVIMRDPTIYRIRKASHHRTGDDWCIYPMYDFTHCISDSLEKITHSICTLEFENNRALYDWVLETLGVYRPQQLEFARLNLGYTVMSKRRLIQLVEDGYVSGWDDPRMPTISGMRRRGYSPASIRNFCERIGVAKAANMVDFALLEFSVREDLNMNSPRYMGVINPLKVVIENYPEGQVEEFEFQNNPEDPEAGTRMVPFSRTMYIERDDFMEDAPKKFFRLSVGREVRLRYAYYVTCTDVVKDDNGEIIELRCTYDPETRGGWSKDGRKVKGTIHWISVEHAVETEVRLYNHLFTKENPMDNKDGSDFKDHINPESLEVRPKCYVEPALGNVEPGFRCQFERIGYFCADLDSTPEKPVFNRTATLRDTWKKIEKKQVK